The Proteus sp. ZN5 genome includes the window GTTATTTTCTAACATACAAATAAATAAACAATGTACCAATAGGTGCAGGGAAATCTTCATGCAAACTTCAACTAAAAAACAACCACTTTATAAAGTGCTATACGTGCAAGTTATCGTCGCCATCTTACTCGGTATCTTGCTTGGGCATTTTTACCCTGACGTGGGTGAATCCTTTAAACCGCTTGGTGATGGATTTATCAAAATTGTAAAAATGATCATCGCACCTGTTATCTTCTTAACAGTAGTAACAGGCATAGCGGGTATGAACAACATGAAAGCTGTAGGCACTGTCGCGGGTAAATCCATGGCCTACTTCCTCACGTTTTCAACTATTGCATTAATCATTGGTTTGATTGTTGCAAACGTTATTCGACCAGGCGATGGCCTAAATATTTCCCCGGCTTCATTAGATGCAAGTAAAGTAGAAAGCTATGTAGCAAAAGCGCATGACTCTTCGATTGTTGGCTTCCTAATGAATATTATTCCTGACACCGTTGTTAGCCCATTAGTTAATGGAAATATCTTACAAGTACTGTTTGTTTCTGTGGTTTTTGGTATTGCCTTAGCCTCTATTGGCACACGTGGTGAACCCGTTCTTAAGTTCTTACAAAACTTATCTGAACCTGTCTTTAAAATGGTAAGCATGCTGATGAAGTTAGCACCAATTGGTGCCTTCGGTGCCATGGCCTTTACCATCGGTAAATATGGTATTTCTTCAATCAGTAACTTGGTCTTGCTTGTTCTGACTTTCTACATTACTTCATTATTGTTTGTTCTAGTCGTGTTAGGTGCTGTTGCAAAATATAATGGCTTCTCTATTCTCTCTTTAATTAAATATATTAAAGATGAACTTTGGTTAGTCTTAGGGACTTCTTCTTCAGAAGCAGCTTTACCTAGCTTAATGCGTAAAATGGAAAATGTAGGCTGTAAAAAATCAGTCGTTGGCTTAGTTATTCCAACCGGTTATTCCTTTAACTTAGATGGTACTAACATCTATATGACCATGGCCGCTCTATTTATTGCACAAGCTACGGGTATTGATCTTTCATTAACAGAACAAATCACTCTACTCTTAGTTGCAATGATAAGTTCAAAAGGTGCCGCAGGTGTTACTGGTGCAGGCTTTATTACTTTAGCGGCAACCTTATCGGTGGTACCGAGTGTTCCAGTTGCAGGTATGGCATTAATTCTAGGTATTGACCGCTTTATGTCAGAGTGTCGTGCATTAACTAATCTTGTTGGTAATGCTTGCGCGTGTATCGTTGTTGCTCGCTGGGAAAATGCCTTAGATAAAGAAAGAATGAATGATGTCTTTAATGGCAGAGTATCCAATGAGTCTATTGAAGATGCGCCATTAACTCCTATTGAAATTGAATCTGATCATTCAATTAAAATCCCAGTAAAATAAAAACCATTGCTTATAATCCATAAAAGAGCACATATGTGCTCTTTTATTTTTTATATTCCTTACCACTACGAATAAACTCTTATCTTTTTTTATAATTTATTTATTATTTTCTCTTTTTCTCATAGATTATTCCTTGCTTATTTTTATAATTTTTTAATTTATAAATTAAGGACAAATTTGTGAATATATTAAAAGATCTGATAAAAAAACAATATTCTCTAAAACTTTTATTTTTCAAATATTGGCTGGGCGGCTCTGCCATAATAATTCTTAGTAGTACTATTCTTTTTTATACAGTTGTTGTACCACTCATTCAAATTGAAGTATTTTCTTTAAATATCGCTATTTATTTTGTTGCATTTGCTTTGGCAA containing:
- a CDS encoding dicarboxylate/amino acid:cation symporter, translating into MQTSTKKQPLYKVLYVQVIVAILLGILLGHFYPDVGESFKPLGDGFIKIVKMIIAPVIFLTVVTGIAGMNNMKAVGTVAGKSMAYFLTFSTIALIIGLIVANVIRPGDGLNISPASLDASKVESYVAKAHDSSIVGFLMNIIPDTVVSPLVNGNILQVLFVSVVFGIALASIGTRGEPVLKFLQNLSEPVFKMVSMLMKLAPIGAFGAMAFTIGKYGISSISNLVLLVLTFYITSLLFVLVVLGAVAKYNGFSILSLIKYIKDELWLVLGTSSSEAALPSLMRKMENVGCKKSVVGLVIPTGYSFNLDGTNIYMTMAALFIAQATGIDLSLTEQITLLLVAMISSKGAAGVTGAGFITLAATLSVVPSVPVAGMALILGIDRFMSECRALTNLVGNACACIVVARWENALDKERMNDVFNGRVSNESIEDAPLTPIEIESDHSIKIPVK